In Candidatus Hydrogenedentota bacterium, a single genomic region encodes these proteins:
- the iolC gene encoding 5-dehydro-2-deoxygluconokinase, with translation MGRSSIDLYSDDVGAPFVEITKFAAYVGGSPLNISVGGRRLGMDTAVLTALGADPVGDFILHFLEREGVETGFVPRKPGRRTSAVVLGIEPPDRFPLVYYRDNCADIELTIDDVLAAPVTRCKVFQFAGTNLCKEPSRSATFFAAELARAAGAEVVFDIDFRPDQWHDPRAFGVTARAVLPLVDIVLGTDDEINAAMLRDPAQITLTHSQVSDTKVAGDVEAGIAALLARGPKALVHKRGVHGARVHVRREDGAVEQIDAPGYPVEVYNILGAGDAFAAGFICGRVRGMGWREAGRLGAACGAIVVTKHGCANFMPTWDEVMSFVGERGGL, from the coding sequence ATGGGGCGCTCGTCCATTGACCTGTACAGCGATGATGTGGGCGCGCCTTTTGTGGAGATCACGAAGTTCGCGGCGTATGTGGGCGGGTCGCCGCTGAACATCAGCGTGGGCGGGCGGCGGCTGGGGATGGACACGGCGGTGCTGACGGCGCTGGGCGCGGACCCGGTGGGCGATTTCATCCTGCATTTTCTGGAGCGGGAGGGGGTGGAGACGGGCTTTGTCCCGCGCAAGCCGGGCCGCCGGACGAGCGCGGTGGTGCTGGGCATCGAGCCGCCGGACCGGTTTCCGCTGGTGTATTACCGGGACAACTGCGCGGACATCGAGCTGACGATTGACGACGTGCTGGCGGCGCCGGTGACGCGGTGCAAAGTGTTCCAGTTCGCGGGGACGAACCTCTGCAAAGAGCCAAGCCGGAGCGCCACGTTTTTCGCGGCGGAGCTGGCGCGCGCGGCGGGGGCCGAGGTGGTCTTCGACATAGATTTCCGGCCCGACCAGTGGCACGACCCGCGCGCCTTCGGCGTGACGGCGCGGGCGGTGCTGCCGCTGGTGGACATCGTGCTGGGCACGGACGACGAGATCAACGCGGCGATGCTGCGCGACCCGGCGCAGATCACCCTGACCCATTCGCAGGTGTCGGACACGAAGGTGGCGGGCGACGTGGAGGCGGGGATTGCGGCGTTGCTGGCGCGGGGTCCGAAGGCATTGGTCCACAAGCGCGGGGTGCACGGCGCCCGGGTCCATGTGCGGCGGGAGGACGGCGCCGTGGAGCAGATTGACGCGCCGGGATATCCGGTCGAGGTGTACAACATTCTCGGCGCGGGCGACGCCTTCGCGGCGGGCTTTATCTGCGGGCGGGTCCGGGGGATGGGCTGGCGCGAGGCGGGGCGGCTGGGCGCGGCCTGCGGCGCGATTGTGGTGACGAAGCACGGCTGCGCGAATTTTATGCCGACCTGGGATGAGGTGATGTCGTTTGTCGGGGAACGCGGGGGGCTGTAG
- a CDS encoding addiction module protein, giving the protein MTNEKASALPNAVDKVSDEALALPADARIALVDRLLESLNLPAQPEIERLWTEEAERRAAEMERGEVAPVPGGEVYSEIRRKHAR; this is encoded by the coding sequence ATGACAAACGAGAAAGCATCGGCCTTGCCAAATGCGGTGGACAAGGTTTCCGATGAGGCGCTTGCGCTTCCGGCAGACGCGCGCATAGCGCTGGTGGACAGGCTTCTGGAGAGCCTGAACCTTCCCGCACAGCCGGAGATTGAGCGCTTATGGACGGAGGAGGCGGAGCGGCGCGCCGCTGAAATGGAGCGGGGGGAGGTTGCGCCCGTTCCCGGCGGGGAAGTTTACAGTGAAATCCGGCGAAAACACGCCAGATGA